The following are from one region of the Rissa tridactyla isolate bRisTri1 chromosome 10, bRisTri1.patW.cur.20221130, whole genome shotgun sequence genome:
- the CDHR4 gene encoding cadherin-related family member 4 isoform X2, whose translation MLRGKAAQCGGKTPRSIAACLPRASWASTQGMARGWDQRHVGAGGTRAVSCPCPRAGLAATGGRCDAGPGWCSALLATGSSLSQTGSEPWTCTDASPSSSSSSSASVPQVTLRAGAELDAHQVNQYALTLRAACPGEEEVEERLFVQVTAGQVLRCDAPFTSTGGDVVRVSADVAPRTPLYVVLPQPLGGLTFRLRNQDTPLTLTHRGLVLAPAGGFNPSKNTQRFRLEIEVMDRHGHNCSGAVTVEVLPSQRPSVTFREPQWAVTVPEGTSPLEVVTQVYASGDNVRYAILAPTVPMLFTIDEVTGEIRSTRRLDVAHACLLVQAYNTLNPADHATAMINITVQEVDRRAPSCVPAISVSQVPETVSPGTTLVTLRCTDPTGAKDCLHYGLEGPPASLSRFRMEGPQLQVNTTLDYDSEAMAAVGFQFTATITVTAGGQSPRSTRVPVLVTVTPVNEFTPACPNGADFTVLETAAFGSAVGRVAGSDRDYPPDSLEYSLEGGTGPTQPFSIDTRTGDIRVVGPLDSQRYKRYRLMVRLTDTRNDLDPAKRWSRLCDVVVRLQAVPNQAPVCTPEVQELWIMARLGSRQPVTRLACQGSLDGAALAYAIAGGNEDGRFWLEGNTLFYLSNDLAEPRTFVLLVEVWGSPGAPRRSTVVALVVHVTPWTTPVPPSTTTWHTTLQKELLVITRTEAAWLPPAWFVTVLTVSSALLLAALGCVARSLLCSNKAPGKLLLDKSSWDVVEQRGGEEERGRPHAGSPVSVCHGSEMGCPAVGTSKHPKGLSTLSCLHRGSLMAVPRTHAPAGTISSTA comes from the exons ATGCTGCGTGGCAAGGCAGCACAGTGTGGCGGCAAAACCCCACGGAGCatcgctgcctgcctgccccgtgCCAGCTGGGCATCCACCCAAGGGATGGCAAGAGGCTGGGACCAGAGGCATGTGGGAGCTGGGGGCACCAGGGCCGTGTCCTGTCCCTGCCCTAGGGCCGGGCTGGCAGCCACGGGTGGCCGGTGTGACGCTGGGCCGGGGTGGTGCTCAGCACTCCTGGCAACGGGCTCCAGCTTGTCCCAAACAGGCAGCGAGCCATGGACATGCACAGAcgcctcaccttcctcctcctcctcctcctcggcctcTGTGCCTCAG GTGACACTGCGTGCCGGTGCGGAGCTCGATGCCCACCAGGTCAACCAGTACGCCCTGACCCTGCGGGCTGCCTGTCCCggtgaggaggaggtggaagagcgGCTCTTTGTCCAGGTGACAGCGGGGCAGGTGCTGCGCTGTGATGCCCCCTTCACCAGCACGG gggGAGATGTGGTGCGGGTGTCGGCGGACGTGGCGCCCCGGACACCCCTGTACGTGGTGCTGCCGCAGCCACTCGGTGGGCTGACG TTCAGGCTCCGAAACCAGGACACACCACTCACGCTCACCCACCGGGGTCTGGTGCTGGCACCTGCCGGTGGTTTCAACCCCAGCAAGAACACTCAG aggttcaggctggagatcGAGGTGATGGACCGCCACGGGCACAACTGCAGCGGGGCTGTGACGGTGGAGGTGCTGCCATCGCAACGTCCCAGTGTCACCTTCCG CGAGCCGCAGTGGGCTGTGACAGTGCCGGAGGGCACCAGCCCCTTGGAGGTGGTCACGCAGGTCTATGCCAGCGGTGACAATGTCCGCTATGCCATCCTCGCGCCTACGGTGCCCATGCTCTTCACCATTGATGAGG TGACGGGTGAGATCCGCAGCACCCGCCGGCTGGACGTGGCCCACGCATGCCTCCTCGTCCAGGCTTACAACACCCTGAACCCTGCTGACCATGCCACTGCCATGATCAACATCACTGTGCAGGAGGTGGACCGGCGGGCGCCGAGCTGCGTCCCAGCCATCTCTGT GTCCCAGGTGCCCGAGACGGTGTCCCCCGGCACCACCCTGGTGACACTGAGGTGCACAGACCCCACCGGTGCCAAGGACTGCCTGCACTATGGCCTTGAGGGGccccctgcctccctctcccGCTTCCGCATGGAGGGGCcacagctgcag GTCAACACCACCCTGGACTATGACTCAGAAGCCATGGCCGCTGTGGGCTTCCAGTTCACGGCCACCATCACGGTGACAGCAGGAGGGCAGTCCCCACGGAGTA CCCGCGTCCCCGTGCTCGTGACGGTGACACCCGTCAACGAATTCACGCCAGCATGCCCCAATGGTGCTGACTTCACCGTGCTGGAGACGGCGGCTTTCGGCAGCGCCGTGGGGCGCGTGGCCGGCAGTGACCGTGACTACCCACCAGACAGCCTTGAGTACAGCCTGGAGGGGGGCACTGGCCCCACGCAGCCCTTCTCCATCGACACACGCACCG GCGACATCCGCGTGGTGGGACCCCTCGACTCCCAGCGGTACAAGCGCTACAGGCTGATGGTGCGGCTGACGGACACCCGCAACGACCTGGACCCGGCAAAGCGGTGGAGCCGCCTGTGCGATGTGGTCGTGCGCCTGCAG GCCGTGCCGAACCAGGCGCCGGTGTGCACCCCCGAGGTGCAGGAGCTGTGGATCATGGCCAGATTGGGCAGCCGCCAGCCCGTCACCCGCCTGGCGTGCCAGGGCAGCCTCGACGGTGCTGCGCTGGCGTATGCCATTGCCGGAG GCAACGAGGATGGGCGCTTTTGGCTGGAGGGGAACACCCTTTTCTACCTCTCCAATGACCTAGCCGAGCCCCGCACTTTCGTGCTGCTGGTGGAGGTGTGGGgcagccccggtgccccccgccGCAGCACCGTGGTGGCACTGGTGGTGCATGTCACCCCCTGGACCACCCCGGTGCCACCCAGCACCACCACCTGGCACACG ACgctgcagaaggagctgctggtCATCACACGGACGGAGGCGGCGTGGCTTCCACCGGCCTGGTTTGTGACTGTGCTGACTGTATCCagtgccctgctgctggctgccctgggctgcgTGGCCCGGAGTCTGCTGTGCAG CAACAAAGCCCCTGGCAAGCTGCTCCTGGACAAGAG ctcctgggatgtggtggagcagaggggcggCGAAGAGGAGCGGGGCCGCCCTCACGCCGGCAGCCCGGTAAGTGTGTGCCATGGCAGCGAGATGGGGTGCCCCGCTGTGGGCACCAGCAAGCACCCCAAGGGCCTCAGCACCCTCTCCTGTCTGCACAGGGGCAGTTTGATGGCCGTGCCCAGGACCCAC GCACCGGCAGGGACTATCTCTTCAACAGCGTGA
- the CDHR4 gene encoding cadherin-related family member 4 isoform X4, which produces MLRGKAAQCGGKTPRSIAACLPRASWASTQGMARGWDQRHVGAGGTRAVSCPCPRAGLAATGGRCDAGPGWCSALLATGSSLSQTGSEPWTCTDASPSSSSSSSASVPQVTLRAGAELDAHQVNQYALTLRAACPGEEEVEERLFVQVTAGQVLRCDAPFTSTGGDVVRVSADVAPRTPLYVVLPQPLGGLTFRLRNQDTPLTLTHRGLVLAPAGGFNPSKNTQRFRLEIEVMDRHGHNCSGAVTVEVLPSQRPSVTFREPQWAVTVPEGTSPLEVVTQVYASGDNVRYAILAPTVPMLFTIDEVTGEIRSTRRLDVAHACLLVQAYNTLNPADHATAMINITVQEVDRRAPSCVPAISVSQVPETVSPGTTLVTLRCTDPTGAKDCLHYGLEGPPASLSRFRMEGPQLQVNTTLDYDSEAMAAVGFQFTATITVTAGGQSPRSTRVPVLVTVTPVNEFTPACPNGADFTVLETAAFGSAVGRVAGSDRDYPPDSLEYSLEGGTGPTQPFSIDTRTGDIRVVGPLDSQRYKRYRLMVRLTDTRNDLDPAKRWSRLCDVVVRLQAVPNQAPVCTPEVQELWIMARLGSRQPVTRLACQGSLDGAALAYAIAGGNEDGRFWLEGNTLFYLSNDLAEPRTFVLLVEVWGSPGAPRRSTVVALVVHVTPWTTPVPPSTTTWHTTLQKELLVITRTEAAWLPPAWFVTVLTVSSALLLAALGCVARSLLCSNKAPGKLLLDKSSWDVVEQRGGEEERGRPHAGSPGQFDGRAQDPRTGRDYLFNSVTGARRWI; this is translated from the exons ATGCTGCGTGGCAAGGCAGCACAGTGTGGCGGCAAAACCCCACGGAGCatcgctgcctgcctgccccgtgCCAGCTGGGCATCCACCCAAGGGATGGCAAGAGGCTGGGACCAGAGGCATGTGGGAGCTGGGGGCACCAGGGCCGTGTCCTGTCCCTGCCCTAGGGCCGGGCTGGCAGCCACGGGTGGCCGGTGTGACGCTGGGCCGGGGTGGTGCTCAGCACTCCTGGCAACGGGCTCCAGCTTGTCCCAAACAGGCAGCGAGCCATGGACATGCACAGAcgcctcaccttcctcctcctcctcctcctcggcctcTGTGCCTCAG GTGACACTGCGTGCCGGTGCGGAGCTCGATGCCCACCAGGTCAACCAGTACGCCCTGACCCTGCGGGCTGCCTGTCCCggtgaggaggaggtggaagagcgGCTCTTTGTCCAGGTGACAGCGGGGCAGGTGCTGCGCTGTGATGCCCCCTTCACCAGCACGG gggGAGATGTGGTGCGGGTGTCGGCGGACGTGGCGCCCCGGACACCCCTGTACGTGGTGCTGCCGCAGCCACTCGGTGGGCTGACG TTCAGGCTCCGAAACCAGGACACACCACTCACGCTCACCCACCGGGGTCTGGTGCTGGCACCTGCCGGTGGTTTCAACCCCAGCAAGAACACTCAG aggttcaggctggagatcGAGGTGATGGACCGCCACGGGCACAACTGCAGCGGGGCTGTGACGGTGGAGGTGCTGCCATCGCAACGTCCCAGTGTCACCTTCCG CGAGCCGCAGTGGGCTGTGACAGTGCCGGAGGGCACCAGCCCCTTGGAGGTGGTCACGCAGGTCTATGCCAGCGGTGACAATGTCCGCTATGCCATCCTCGCGCCTACGGTGCCCATGCTCTTCACCATTGATGAGG TGACGGGTGAGATCCGCAGCACCCGCCGGCTGGACGTGGCCCACGCATGCCTCCTCGTCCAGGCTTACAACACCCTGAACCCTGCTGACCATGCCACTGCCATGATCAACATCACTGTGCAGGAGGTGGACCGGCGGGCGCCGAGCTGCGTCCCAGCCATCTCTGT GTCCCAGGTGCCCGAGACGGTGTCCCCCGGCACCACCCTGGTGACACTGAGGTGCACAGACCCCACCGGTGCCAAGGACTGCCTGCACTATGGCCTTGAGGGGccccctgcctccctctcccGCTTCCGCATGGAGGGGCcacagctgcag GTCAACACCACCCTGGACTATGACTCAGAAGCCATGGCCGCTGTGGGCTTCCAGTTCACGGCCACCATCACGGTGACAGCAGGAGGGCAGTCCCCACGGAGTA CCCGCGTCCCCGTGCTCGTGACGGTGACACCCGTCAACGAATTCACGCCAGCATGCCCCAATGGTGCTGACTTCACCGTGCTGGAGACGGCGGCTTTCGGCAGCGCCGTGGGGCGCGTGGCCGGCAGTGACCGTGACTACCCACCAGACAGCCTTGAGTACAGCCTGGAGGGGGGCACTGGCCCCACGCAGCCCTTCTCCATCGACACACGCACCG GCGACATCCGCGTGGTGGGACCCCTCGACTCCCAGCGGTACAAGCGCTACAGGCTGATGGTGCGGCTGACGGACACCCGCAACGACCTGGACCCGGCAAAGCGGTGGAGCCGCCTGTGCGATGTGGTCGTGCGCCTGCAG GCCGTGCCGAACCAGGCGCCGGTGTGCACCCCCGAGGTGCAGGAGCTGTGGATCATGGCCAGATTGGGCAGCCGCCAGCCCGTCACCCGCCTGGCGTGCCAGGGCAGCCTCGACGGTGCTGCGCTGGCGTATGCCATTGCCGGAG GCAACGAGGATGGGCGCTTTTGGCTGGAGGGGAACACCCTTTTCTACCTCTCCAATGACCTAGCCGAGCCCCGCACTTTCGTGCTGCTGGTGGAGGTGTGGGgcagccccggtgccccccgccGCAGCACCGTGGTGGCACTGGTGGTGCATGTCACCCCCTGGACCACCCCGGTGCCACCCAGCACCACCACCTGGCACACG ACgctgcagaaggagctgctggtCATCACACGGACGGAGGCGGCGTGGCTTCCACCGGCCTGGTTTGTGACTGTGCTGACTGTATCCagtgccctgctgctggctgccctgggctgcgTGGCCCGGAGTCTGCTGTGCAG CAACAAAGCCCCTGGCAAGCTGCTCCTGGACAAGAG ctcctgggatgtggtggagcagaggggcggCGAAGAGGAGCGGGGCCGCCCTCACGCCGGCAGCCCG GGGCAGTTTGATGGCCGTGCCCAGGACCCAC GCACCGGCAGGGACTATCTCTTCAACAGCGTGACTGGGGCGCGGCGCTGGATCTGA
- the CDHR4 gene encoding cadherin-related family member 4 isoform X3, whose amino-acid sequence MLRGKAAQCGGKTPRSIAACLPRASWASTQGMARGWDQRHVGAGGTRAVSCPCPRAGLAATGGRCDAGPGWCSALLATGSSLSQTGSEPWTCTDASPSSSSSSSASVPQVTLRAGAELDAHQVNQYALTLRAACPGEEEVEERLFVQVTAGQVLRCDAPFTSTGGDVVRVSADVAPRTPLYVVLPQPLGGLTFRLRNQDTPLTLTHRGLVLAPAGGFNPSKNTQRFRLEIEVMDRHGHNCSGAVTVEVLPSQRPSVTFREPQWAVTVPEGTSPLEVVTQVYASGDNVRYAILAPTVPMLFTIDEVTGEIRSTRRLDVAHACLLVQAYNTLNPADHATAMINITVQEVDRRAPSCVPAISVSQVPETVSPGTTLVTLRCTDPTGAKDCLHYGLEGPPASLSRFRMEGPQLQVNTTLDYDSEAMAAVGFQFTATITVTAGGQSPRSTRVPVLVTVTPVNEFTPACPNGADFTVLETAAFGSAVGRVAGSDRDYPPDSLEYSLEGGTGPTQPFSIDTRTGDIRVVGPLDSQRYKRYRLMVRLTDTRNDLDPAKRWSRLCDVVVRLQAVPNQAPVCTPEVQELWIMARLGSRQPVTRLACQGSLDGAALAYAIAGGNEDGRFWLEGNTLFYLSNDLAEPRTFVLLVEVWGSPGAPRRSTVVALVVHVTPWTTPVPPSTTTWHTVSRARWLGGCRRSVRPAGPHVSPHPTTSADAAEGAAGHHTDGGGVASTGLVCDCADCIQCPAAGCPGLRGPESAVQQQSPWQAAPGQELLGCGGAEGRRRGAGPPSRRQPGAV is encoded by the exons ATGCTGCGTGGCAAGGCAGCACAGTGTGGCGGCAAAACCCCACGGAGCatcgctgcctgcctgccccgtgCCAGCTGGGCATCCACCCAAGGGATGGCAAGAGGCTGGGACCAGAGGCATGTGGGAGCTGGGGGCACCAGGGCCGTGTCCTGTCCCTGCCCTAGGGCCGGGCTGGCAGCCACGGGTGGCCGGTGTGACGCTGGGCCGGGGTGGTGCTCAGCACTCCTGGCAACGGGCTCCAGCTTGTCCCAAACAGGCAGCGAGCCATGGACATGCACAGAcgcctcaccttcctcctcctcctcctcctcggcctcTGTGCCTCAG GTGACACTGCGTGCCGGTGCGGAGCTCGATGCCCACCAGGTCAACCAGTACGCCCTGACCCTGCGGGCTGCCTGTCCCggtgaggaggaggtggaagagcgGCTCTTTGTCCAGGTGACAGCGGGGCAGGTGCTGCGCTGTGATGCCCCCTTCACCAGCACGG gggGAGATGTGGTGCGGGTGTCGGCGGACGTGGCGCCCCGGACACCCCTGTACGTGGTGCTGCCGCAGCCACTCGGTGGGCTGACG TTCAGGCTCCGAAACCAGGACACACCACTCACGCTCACCCACCGGGGTCTGGTGCTGGCACCTGCCGGTGGTTTCAACCCCAGCAAGAACACTCAG aggttcaggctggagatcGAGGTGATGGACCGCCACGGGCACAACTGCAGCGGGGCTGTGACGGTGGAGGTGCTGCCATCGCAACGTCCCAGTGTCACCTTCCG CGAGCCGCAGTGGGCTGTGACAGTGCCGGAGGGCACCAGCCCCTTGGAGGTGGTCACGCAGGTCTATGCCAGCGGTGACAATGTCCGCTATGCCATCCTCGCGCCTACGGTGCCCATGCTCTTCACCATTGATGAGG TGACGGGTGAGATCCGCAGCACCCGCCGGCTGGACGTGGCCCACGCATGCCTCCTCGTCCAGGCTTACAACACCCTGAACCCTGCTGACCATGCCACTGCCATGATCAACATCACTGTGCAGGAGGTGGACCGGCGGGCGCCGAGCTGCGTCCCAGCCATCTCTGT GTCCCAGGTGCCCGAGACGGTGTCCCCCGGCACCACCCTGGTGACACTGAGGTGCACAGACCCCACCGGTGCCAAGGACTGCCTGCACTATGGCCTTGAGGGGccccctgcctccctctcccGCTTCCGCATGGAGGGGCcacagctgcag GTCAACACCACCCTGGACTATGACTCAGAAGCCATGGCCGCTGTGGGCTTCCAGTTCACGGCCACCATCACGGTGACAGCAGGAGGGCAGTCCCCACGGAGTA CCCGCGTCCCCGTGCTCGTGACGGTGACACCCGTCAACGAATTCACGCCAGCATGCCCCAATGGTGCTGACTTCACCGTGCTGGAGACGGCGGCTTTCGGCAGCGCCGTGGGGCGCGTGGCCGGCAGTGACCGTGACTACCCACCAGACAGCCTTGAGTACAGCCTGGAGGGGGGCACTGGCCCCACGCAGCCCTTCTCCATCGACACACGCACCG GCGACATCCGCGTGGTGGGACCCCTCGACTCCCAGCGGTACAAGCGCTACAGGCTGATGGTGCGGCTGACGGACACCCGCAACGACCTGGACCCGGCAAAGCGGTGGAGCCGCCTGTGCGATGTGGTCGTGCGCCTGCAG GCCGTGCCGAACCAGGCGCCGGTGTGCACCCCCGAGGTGCAGGAGCTGTGGATCATGGCCAGATTGGGCAGCCGCCAGCCCGTCACCCGCCTGGCGTGCCAGGGCAGCCTCGACGGTGCTGCGCTGGCGTATGCCATTGCCGGAG GCAACGAGGATGGGCGCTTTTGGCTGGAGGGGAACACCCTTTTCTACCTCTCCAATGACCTAGCCGAGCCCCGCACTTTCGTGCTGCTGGTGGAGGTGTGGGgcagccccggtgccccccgccGCAGCACCGTGGTGGCACTGGTGGTGCATGTCACCCCCTGGACCACCCCGGTGCCACCCAGCACCACCACCTGGCACACGGTGAGCAGAGCCCGCTGGCTGGGTGGTTGTCGCAGGTCAGTCAGACCCGCCGGTCCTCACGTGTCCCCTCACCCCACCACCTCTGCAGACgctgcagaaggagctgctggtCATCACACGGACGGAGGCGGCGTGGCTTCCACCGGCCTGGTTTGTGACTGTGCTGACTGTATCCagtgccctgctgctggctgccctgggctgcgTGGCCCGGAGTCTGCTGTGCAG CAACAAAGCCCCTGGCAAGCTGCTCCTGGACAAGAG ctcctgggatgtggtggagcagaggggcggCGAAGAGGAGCGGGGCCGCCCTCACGCCGGCAGCCCG GGGCAGTTTGA
- the CDHR4 gene encoding cadherin-related family member 4 isoform X1, with translation MLRGKAAQCGGKTPRSIAACLPRASWASTQGMARGWDQRHVGAGGTRAVSCPCPRAGLAATGGRCDAGPGWCSALLATGSSLSQTGSEPWTCTDASPSSSSSSSASVPQVTLRAGAELDAHQVNQYALTLRAACPGEEEVEERLFVQVTAGQVLRCDAPFTSTGGDVVRVSADVAPRTPLYVVLPQPLGGLTFRLRNQDTPLTLTHRGLVLAPAGGFNPSKNTQRFRLEIEVMDRHGHNCSGAVTVEVLPSQRPSVTFREPQWAVTVPEGTSPLEVVTQVYASGDNVRYAILAPTVPMLFTIDEVTGEIRSTRRLDVAHACLLVQAYNTLNPADHATAMINITVQEVDRRAPSCVPAISVSQVPETVSPGTTLVTLRCTDPTGAKDCLHYGLEGPPASLSRFRMEGPQLQVNTTLDYDSEAMAAVGFQFTATITVTAGGQSPRSTRVPVLVTVTPVNEFTPACPNGADFTVLETAAFGSAVGRVAGSDRDYPPDSLEYSLEGGTGPTQPFSIDTRTGDIRVVGPLDSQRYKRYRLMVRLTDTRNDLDPAKRWSRLCDVVVRLQAVPNQAPVCTPEVQELWIMARLGSRQPVTRLACQGSLDGAALAYAIAGGNEDGRFWLEGNTLFYLSNDLAEPRTFVLLVEVWGSPGAPRRSTVVALVVHVTPWTTPVPPSTTTWHTVSRARWLGGCRRSVRPAGPHVSPHPTTSADAAEGAAGHHTDGGGVASTGLVCDCADCIQCPAAGCPGLRGPESAVQQQSPWQAAPGQELLGCGGAEGRRRGAGPPSRRQPGKCVPWQRDGVPRCGHQQAPQGPQHPLLSAQGQFDGRAQDPRTGRDYLFNSVTGARRWI, from the exons ATGCTGCGTGGCAAGGCAGCACAGTGTGGCGGCAAAACCCCACGGAGCatcgctgcctgcctgccccgtgCCAGCTGGGCATCCACCCAAGGGATGGCAAGAGGCTGGGACCAGAGGCATGTGGGAGCTGGGGGCACCAGGGCCGTGTCCTGTCCCTGCCCTAGGGCCGGGCTGGCAGCCACGGGTGGCCGGTGTGACGCTGGGCCGGGGTGGTGCTCAGCACTCCTGGCAACGGGCTCCAGCTTGTCCCAAACAGGCAGCGAGCCATGGACATGCACAGAcgcctcaccttcctcctcctcctcctcctcggcctcTGTGCCTCAG GTGACACTGCGTGCCGGTGCGGAGCTCGATGCCCACCAGGTCAACCAGTACGCCCTGACCCTGCGGGCTGCCTGTCCCggtgaggaggaggtggaagagcgGCTCTTTGTCCAGGTGACAGCGGGGCAGGTGCTGCGCTGTGATGCCCCCTTCACCAGCACGG gggGAGATGTGGTGCGGGTGTCGGCGGACGTGGCGCCCCGGACACCCCTGTACGTGGTGCTGCCGCAGCCACTCGGTGGGCTGACG TTCAGGCTCCGAAACCAGGACACACCACTCACGCTCACCCACCGGGGTCTGGTGCTGGCACCTGCCGGTGGTTTCAACCCCAGCAAGAACACTCAG aggttcaggctggagatcGAGGTGATGGACCGCCACGGGCACAACTGCAGCGGGGCTGTGACGGTGGAGGTGCTGCCATCGCAACGTCCCAGTGTCACCTTCCG CGAGCCGCAGTGGGCTGTGACAGTGCCGGAGGGCACCAGCCCCTTGGAGGTGGTCACGCAGGTCTATGCCAGCGGTGACAATGTCCGCTATGCCATCCTCGCGCCTACGGTGCCCATGCTCTTCACCATTGATGAGG TGACGGGTGAGATCCGCAGCACCCGCCGGCTGGACGTGGCCCACGCATGCCTCCTCGTCCAGGCTTACAACACCCTGAACCCTGCTGACCATGCCACTGCCATGATCAACATCACTGTGCAGGAGGTGGACCGGCGGGCGCCGAGCTGCGTCCCAGCCATCTCTGT GTCCCAGGTGCCCGAGACGGTGTCCCCCGGCACCACCCTGGTGACACTGAGGTGCACAGACCCCACCGGTGCCAAGGACTGCCTGCACTATGGCCTTGAGGGGccccctgcctccctctcccGCTTCCGCATGGAGGGGCcacagctgcag GTCAACACCACCCTGGACTATGACTCAGAAGCCATGGCCGCTGTGGGCTTCCAGTTCACGGCCACCATCACGGTGACAGCAGGAGGGCAGTCCCCACGGAGTA CCCGCGTCCCCGTGCTCGTGACGGTGACACCCGTCAACGAATTCACGCCAGCATGCCCCAATGGTGCTGACTTCACCGTGCTGGAGACGGCGGCTTTCGGCAGCGCCGTGGGGCGCGTGGCCGGCAGTGACCGTGACTACCCACCAGACAGCCTTGAGTACAGCCTGGAGGGGGGCACTGGCCCCACGCAGCCCTTCTCCATCGACACACGCACCG GCGACATCCGCGTGGTGGGACCCCTCGACTCCCAGCGGTACAAGCGCTACAGGCTGATGGTGCGGCTGACGGACACCCGCAACGACCTGGACCCGGCAAAGCGGTGGAGCCGCCTGTGCGATGTGGTCGTGCGCCTGCAG GCCGTGCCGAACCAGGCGCCGGTGTGCACCCCCGAGGTGCAGGAGCTGTGGATCATGGCCAGATTGGGCAGCCGCCAGCCCGTCACCCGCCTGGCGTGCCAGGGCAGCCTCGACGGTGCTGCGCTGGCGTATGCCATTGCCGGAG GCAACGAGGATGGGCGCTTTTGGCTGGAGGGGAACACCCTTTTCTACCTCTCCAATGACCTAGCCGAGCCCCGCACTTTCGTGCTGCTGGTGGAGGTGTGGGgcagccccggtgccccccgccGCAGCACCGTGGTGGCACTGGTGGTGCATGTCACCCCCTGGACCACCCCGGTGCCACCCAGCACCACCACCTGGCACACGGTGAGCAGAGCCCGCTGGCTGGGTGGTTGTCGCAGGTCAGTCAGACCCGCCGGTCCTCACGTGTCCCCTCACCCCACCACCTCTGCAGACgctgcagaaggagctgctggtCATCACACGGACGGAGGCGGCGTGGCTTCCACCGGCCTGGTTTGTGACTGTGCTGACTGTATCCagtgccctgctgctggctgccctgggctgcgTGGCCCGGAGTCTGCTGTGCAG CAACAAAGCCCCTGGCAAGCTGCTCCTGGACAAGAG ctcctgggatgtggtggagcagaggggcggCGAAGAGGAGCGGGGCCGCCCTCACGCCGGCAGCCCGGTAAGTGTGTGCCATGGCAGCGAGATGGGGTGCCCCGCTGTGGGCACCAGCAAGCACCCCAAGGGCCTCAGCACCCTCTCCTGTCTGCACAGGGGCAGTTTGATGGCCGTGCCCAGGACCCAC GCACCGGCAGGGACTATCTCTTCAACAGCGTGACTGGGGCGCGGCGCTGGATCTGA